A window of the Gemmatirosa kalamazoonensis genome harbors these coding sequences:
- a CDS encoding BTAD domain-containing putative transcriptional regulator has protein sequence MPATLRRHLTATSTDLNTLSQQGFRLVTLGRLALLDPAGAEEPTLSRRRRKLALLAFLATAGRPVPRERLVEMFWGDADEERARHSLYDALSHFRRVLGRDAVTARQEEVALSTDAVLAVDCVELAQEARWGHHVAAARLYAGPFLAGVSVPGSVAFDRWRDGEEERLAALFVRSSSAACAELGRRGEWTECAAVARRWVDADPLDEAAVAALIRALDAGGTAAGRRAALVAYEQLAESLRASLDVDPGDEVQRLAAGVRERLATGTPAVLSDVEREAAPPVAAPPVAAPVWTTPPIGDTAEFALEPLGAIDGTDDAGGVDASGRSTPTPPLPPRGPARARRRLGQALTGMAIVALAGAAWNVGDSWAARRRAAASTDGGGAAAAARPVVALVVDAEGDAAADSSLRWAADALLRSVDDELSRATDLTVLPPERARGVWPSSDSTAETAAALGARLGATLVARGILRREPDGMVLALRVHDVGAGGRVSVSTVIVDSTSFGLADRTAARILAAAGARGPGLHFAELETASAEAYEHYVRAATLKAALQDGWVQELDRAIAIDSNFVSALFDRYLAAYLQTDPATAARLHDRMLRVLDRASERDRRMVLAFDAHMGARPAVSEAQFRAAVDAYPDDPRSYTLLARALSEHGKFDEAERVLRRVIAMAGAEPPGAPCLSCESYLQLRETQLAAGDAAGAAATAAELAARHPTMASAWESLADAYTRAGRADDALEAWRHTLAMKGDTVFARAMTVRTLLVARRFDDADTVVRALLAATPGRAEPYDVRALLERERGQFRASLRSVDEAVARAHGTIGVMELGAYARLHDAAGLARLQRRLTPPMPPALVMRPLVGPEARAWAWWLALDADARAESGDTVGLRAVADSLERVGRLSYYARDWGLHDHVRGLLAERAGRWDEAARDFERAMYGRAGWTRTNAELARAYLALGRPADALRVLRWACAAPLDAMGRYETRTELDLLMARAFAAAGTRDSARTYAGYVRAAWAHADPEIRARLAELPAEP, from the coding sequence ATGCCCGCCACCCTACGCCGCCACCTCACCGCCACCTCGACCGACCTCAACACGTTGTCGCAGCAGGGTTTCCGCCTCGTCACGCTGGGCCGGCTGGCGCTCCTCGACCCGGCCGGAGCCGAGGAGCCGACGCTGTCGCGGCGGCGGCGAAAGCTCGCCCTCCTCGCGTTCCTGGCGACGGCCGGCCGGCCGGTCCCGCGCGAGCGGCTGGTGGAGATGTTCTGGGGCGACGCCGACGAGGAGCGGGCGCGCCACTCGCTCTACGACGCGCTCTCCCACTTCCGCCGGGTGCTCGGCCGCGACGCGGTGACGGCGCGGCAGGAGGAGGTCGCGCTGAGCACGGACGCCGTGCTGGCCGTCGATTGCGTGGAGCTCGCGCAGGAGGCCCGGTGGGGGCATCACGTCGCGGCGGCGCGGCTGTACGCGGGACCGTTCCTCGCCGGCGTGTCGGTGCCGGGCTCCGTGGCGTTCGACCGGTGGCGCGATGGTGAGGAGGAGCGGCTCGCGGCGCTGTTCGTGCGCAGCTCGAGCGCGGCGTGCGCGGAGCTCGGCCGGCGCGGCGAGTGGACGGAGTGCGCCGCCGTCGCCCGGCGGTGGGTCGACGCGGACCCGCTCGACGAGGCGGCCGTCGCGGCGCTCATCCGCGCCCTCGACGCCGGCGGCACCGCGGCCGGACGCCGCGCGGCGCTCGTGGCCTACGAGCAGCTCGCCGAGTCGCTGCGCGCCTCGCTCGACGTGGACCCGGGGGACGAGGTGCAGCGGTTGGCGGCCGGCGTGCGTGAGCGGCTCGCCACGGGGACGCCGGCGGTGCTGTCCGACGTGGAGCGGGAGGCCGCGCCGCCGGTGGCCGCGCCGCCGGTCGCCGCGCCGGTGTGGACCACGCCGCCGATCGGGGACACGGCGGAGTTCGCGCTGGAGCCGCTGGGCGCGATCGATGGGACGGACGATGCGGGCGGAGTCGACGCGAGCGGTCGATCGACTCCGACCCCGCCGCTCCCGCCGCGCGGACCCGCACGCGCGCGTCGCAGGCTGGGCCAGGCGCTGACCGGCATGGCGATCGTGGCGCTGGCGGGGGCCGCGTGGAATGTCGGTGACAGCTGGGCGGCGCGGCGGCGGGCGGCCGCGTCGACCGACGGGGGCGGCGCCGCGGCGGCGGCGCGGCCGGTCGTCGCGCTCGTCGTCGACGCCGAGGGCGACGCGGCGGCCGACTCGTCGCTCCGCTGGGCGGCCGACGCGCTGCTGCGCTCCGTGGACGACGAGCTGTCGCGCGCGACCGACCTCACGGTGCTGCCGCCGGAGCGGGCGCGCGGGGTGTGGCCCTCTTCCGACTCGACCGCGGAGACCGCCGCGGCGCTCGGCGCGCGGCTCGGCGCGACGCTCGTGGCGCGGGGCATCCTGCGCCGCGAGCCGGACGGGATGGTGCTCGCGCTGCGCGTGCACGACGTGGGCGCGGGCGGGCGCGTGAGCGTGTCGACGGTGATCGTCGACTCGACCAGCTTCGGGCTCGCCGATCGCACGGCGGCGCGCATCCTCGCCGCGGCGGGCGCCCGCGGGCCGGGGCTGCACTTCGCCGAGCTGGAGACGGCGAGCGCGGAAGCGTACGAGCACTACGTGCGCGCGGCGACGCTGAAGGCGGCGCTGCAGGACGGCTGGGTGCAGGAGCTCGACCGTGCGATCGCGATCGACTCGAACTTCGTGAGCGCGCTGTTCGACCGGTACCTCGCCGCGTATCTGCAGACGGACCCCGCGACCGCGGCGCGGCTGCACGACCGGATGCTGCGCGTGCTCGACCGCGCGAGCGAGCGCGATCGCCGCATGGTGCTCGCATTCGATGCACACATGGGCGCGCGCCCCGCGGTGAGCGAGGCGCAGTTCCGCGCGGCGGTCGACGCGTACCCCGACGATCCGCGGAGCTACACGCTGCTCGCGCGCGCGCTGTCGGAGCACGGGAAGTTCGACGAGGCGGAGCGCGTGCTGCGGCGCGTCATCGCGATGGCCGGCGCGGAGCCTCCCGGCGCGCCGTGCCTGTCGTGCGAGAGCTATCTGCAGCTGCGCGAGACGCAGCTCGCGGCGGGCGACGCCGCGGGGGCGGCGGCGACGGCAGCGGAGCTCGCGGCGCGCCACCCGACGATGGCGTCGGCGTGGGAGTCGCTCGCCGACGCGTACACGCGCGCCGGCCGCGCCGACGACGCGCTCGAGGCGTGGCGCCACACGCTCGCGATGAAGGGCGATACGGTGTTCGCCCGCGCGATGACGGTGCGCACGCTCCTCGTCGCTCGGCGATTCGACGACGCGGACACCGTGGTGCGCGCGCTGCTCGCGGCGACGCCGGGCCGCGCCGAGCCGTACGACGTGCGCGCGCTGCTGGAGCGCGAGCGCGGGCAGTTCCGCGCGTCGCTGCGGTCGGTGGACGAGGCGGTGGCGCGCGCGCACGGCACCATCGGCGTGATGGAGCTCGGCGCGTACGCGCGGCTGCACGACGCGGCGGGGCTCGCGCGGCTTCAGCGCCGCCTGACACCTCCGATGCCGCCCGCATTGGTGATGCGTCCGCTGGTGGGCCCGGAAGCGCGGGCGTGGGCGTGGTGGCTCGCGCTCGACGCCGACGCGCGCGCCGAGTCGGGCGACACGGTGGGGCTGCGCGCGGTGGCCGACTCGCTGGAGCGGGTGGGACGGCTGTCGTACTACGCGCGCGACTGGGGGCTGCACGACCACGTGCGTGGGCTCCTCGCCGAGCGCGCGGGACGCTGGGACGAGGCGGCGCGCGACTTCGAGCGCGCGATGTACGGCCGCGCGGGATGGACGCGCACGAATGCGGAGCTCGCACGCGCCTACCTCGCGTTAGGCAGGCCGGCCGACGCGCTGCGCGTGCTGCGCTGGGCCTGTGCCGCGCCGCTCGACGCGATGGGGCGCTACGAGACGCGCACGGAGCTGGACCTGCTCATGGCGCGCGCGTTCGCCGCGGCGGGCACGCGCGACAGCGCGCGAACGTACGCCGGCTACGTGCGGGCGGCGTGGGCGCACGCGGATCCGGAGATTCGAGCGCGGCTCGCGGAGCTGCCCGCGGAACCGTAG
- a CDS encoding S41 family peptidase, with amino-acid sequence MRFVLSFASLLFAAELDAQGAARPSLAEPSLSPDGREVVFTSGGDVWSAPADGGEARLLVADPALESRPLFSPDGRRVAFVSARTGNGDVYVLDLASGAVRRVTFDDAAETLDAWSRDGRWLYVSSSSRDIAGMNDVYRVSPEGGTPMPVAADRYASEYWAAPSPNGQALAITARGTVSGQWWRHGRSHLDESEIWLVSDLDAKAPTYTQVTTGGAKSAWAMWAPDARTLYFMSDRDGAENLWAQPMDGLRPNGAPRKLTAFRDGRVLWPSASADRRTIVFERDFGVWRYDVAGNAARAVPITLRGAPAGGATEHVAQSGGVQELALSPDGRKVAFTVRGEVFAAAARPDAQAGGPEAAFRVTNSAALEEELAWSPDSRQLVYASDRDGRWRLWLYDFATRQERALTAGAAGPLAGDVSPRWSPDGKEIAFTRGGRELRAVDVASGRERLVAAGAFERPPFTGAGDVRWSPDGRWLAFAQPAGAKGFTNVYVVESQGGTPRPVSFVANANTGEVAWGADGSYLLFLTSQRTEATQVARVDLVPRTPRFREDRFRDLFSNPAPPNRTRDTVSAERRVQSAERAVAADTLCAPRSALCADSSRRATRIVFEDIRRRLSLLPVGLDVNAIALSPDGKQLAITAAVAGQPNVYVYPVDDLATDAVARQLTTSGGFKADVQWAPDGKELFYRESGRIMAVNVDTRVARPVAATAEMDVDFAQEKGELFAEAWSYLRDQFYDETYHGADWNAVRERWAPQVAGAHTLPELRRLLNLMVGELNASHLGVNPGAGQSQPPNTGRLGLRFDRIASERDGVPRVAEVLPLGPAAIAGVRVGDAIASVDGRAVTRDTNLDDLLAFKIDRRVTLGLVGADGTRRDVALRPVNLNTEKGLLYRAWVESRRAYVDKASGGKLGYVHMLDMSAESLAQLYLDLDVENQSKQGVVVDVRNNNGGFVNAYALDVFGRRPYLTMQTRGFGPQPARANLGQRALELPTVLVTNQHSLSDAEDFTEGWRTLGLGPVVGEPTAGWIIFTWNQTLMDGTVLRLPRARITDHEGKDMELHPRPVDVLVVRPVGESYAGKDSQLDAAVAELMKKIR; translated from the coding sequence GTGCGCTTCGTTCTGTCGTTCGCCTCCCTGCTGTTCGCCGCCGAGCTGGACGCCCAGGGGGCCGCTCGCCCGTCGCTCGCCGAGCCCTCGCTCTCGCCGGACGGGCGCGAGGTCGTGTTCACCTCCGGCGGCGACGTGTGGAGCGCGCCCGCCGACGGCGGCGAGGCACGGCTGCTCGTCGCCGATCCGGCGCTGGAGAGCCGGCCGCTGTTCTCGCCCGACGGGCGGCGCGTCGCGTTCGTCTCCGCGCGCACCGGCAACGGTGACGTGTACGTGCTCGACCTCGCGAGCGGCGCCGTGCGGCGCGTGACGTTCGACGACGCGGCGGAGACGCTCGATGCGTGGAGCCGCGACGGGCGGTGGCTGTACGTCTCGTCGTCGTCGCGCGACATCGCGGGGATGAACGACGTGTATCGCGTGAGCCCCGAGGGCGGCACGCCGATGCCGGTCGCGGCGGACCGCTACGCGAGCGAGTACTGGGCGGCGCCGTCGCCGAACGGGCAGGCGCTCGCGATCACGGCGCGCGGCACGGTGAGCGGGCAGTGGTGGCGCCACGGCCGCAGCCATCTCGACGAGAGCGAGATCTGGCTCGTCTCGGATCTCGACGCAAAGGCGCCGACGTACACCCAGGTGACGACCGGCGGCGCGAAGAGCGCGTGGGCGATGTGGGCGCCGGACGCGCGCACGCTGTACTTCATGAGCGACCGCGACGGCGCCGAGAACCTGTGGGCGCAGCCGATGGACGGGCTGCGGCCTAACGGCGCGCCGCGCAAGCTCACCGCGTTCCGCGACGGCCGCGTGCTGTGGCCGAGCGCGAGCGCCGACCGGCGGACGATCGTGTTCGAGCGCGACTTCGGCGTGTGGCGCTACGACGTCGCCGGCAACGCCGCGCGCGCGGTGCCGATCACGCTGCGCGGCGCGCCGGCGGGCGGCGCGACGGAGCACGTGGCGCAGAGCGGCGGCGTGCAGGAGCTCGCGCTGTCGCCGGACGGCAGGAAGGTCGCGTTCACCGTGCGCGGCGAGGTGTTCGCCGCCGCCGCTCGGCCGGACGCGCAGGCGGGCGGCCCGGAGGCGGCGTTCCGCGTCACGAACAGCGCGGCCCTCGAGGAGGAGCTCGCGTGGAGCCCCGACAGCCGGCAGCTCGTGTACGCGTCGGACCGCGACGGCCGCTGGCGGCTGTGGCTCTACGACTTCGCGACTCGGCAGGAGCGCGCGCTGACGGCGGGCGCGGCCGGTCCGCTCGCGGGCGACGTGTCGCCGCGCTGGTCGCCGGACGGGAAGGAGATCGCGTTCACGCGCGGCGGCCGCGAGCTGCGCGCGGTGGACGTCGCGAGCGGGCGCGAGCGGCTCGTCGCCGCGGGCGCGTTCGAGCGGCCGCCGTTCACCGGCGCCGGCGACGTACGATGGAGCCCCGACGGCCGCTGGCTCGCGTTCGCGCAGCCCGCCGGCGCGAAGGGGTTCACGAACGTGTACGTCGTGGAGTCGCAGGGTGGGACGCCGCGTCCCGTGAGCTTCGTCGCGAACGCGAACACCGGCGAGGTGGCGTGGGGCGCCGATGGCTCGTACCTGCTCTTCCTCACGAGCCAGCGCACGGAGGCGACGCAGGTCGCGCGCGTGGACCTCGTGCCGCGCACGCCGCGCTTCCGCGAGGACCGGTTCCGCGACCTGTTCTCGAACCCGGCGCCGCCTAACAGAACGCGGGACACCGTGAGCGCGGAGCGCAGAGTGCAGAGCGCGGAGCGGGCGGTCGCCGCGGACACCCTCTGCGCTCCGCGCTCCGCGCTCTGCGCTGATTCGTCGCGTCGCGCCACGCGCATCGTGTTCGAGGACATCCGCCGCCGGCTCTCGCTGCTTCCGGTGGGGCTCGACGTGAACGCGATCGCGCTGAGCCCCGACGGGAAGCAGCTCGCGATCACCGCCGCCGTCGCCGGGCAGCCGAACGTGTACGTCTATCCGGTCGACGACCTCGCGACCGACGCCGTCGCGCGCCAGCTCACGACGAGCGGCGGGTTCAAGGCCGACGTGCAGTGGGCGCCCGACGGCAAGGAGCTGTTCTACCGCGAGAGCGGCCGCATCATGGCCGTGAACGTCGACACGCGCGTCGCGCGCCCGGTCGCCGCGACGGCCGAGATGGACGTCGACTTCGCGCAGGAGAAGGGCGAGCTGTTCGCCGAGGCATGGAGCTACCTGCGCGACCAGTTCTACGACGAGACGTATCACGGCGCCGACTGGAACGCGGTGCGCGAGCGGTGGGCGCCCCAGGTGGCCGGCGCGCACACGCTGCCCGAGCTGCGCCGACTGCTCAACCTCATGGTCGGGGAGCTGAACGCGTCGCACCTCGGCGTGAACCCCGGGGCGGGACAGTCGCAGCCGCCGAACACGGGGCGGCTGGGATTGCGCTTCGACCGCATCGCCTCGGAGCGCGACGGCGTGCCGCGCGTGGCCGAAGTGCTGCCGTTAGGCCCGGCGGCAATCGCCGGCGTGCGCGTGGGCGACGCGATCGCGTCGGTGGACGGGCGCGCGGTCACGCGCGACACGAACCTGGACGACCTCCTCGCGTTCAAGATCGATCGCCGCGTGACGCTCGGCCTCGTCGGCGCCGACGGCACGCGACGCGACGTCGCGCTGCGCCCCGTGAACCTGAACACGGAGAAGGGGCTGCTCTATCGCGCGTGGGTGGAGTCGCGACGCGCCTACGTCGACAAGGCGAGCGGCGGAAAGCTCGGCTACGTGCACATGCTCGACATGAGCGCCGAGTCGCTCGCGCAGCTCTACCTCGACCTCGACGTGGAGAACCAGTCGAAGCAGGGCGTGGTGGTCGACGTGCGGAACAACAACGGCGGCTTCGTGAACGCGTACGCGCTCGACGTGTTCGGCCGCCGTCCGTACCTCACGATGCAGACGCGCGGCTTCGGCCCGCAGCCGGCGCGCGCGAACCTCGGTCAGCGCGCGCTCGAGCTGCCGACGGTGCTCGTGACGAACCAGCACTCGCTCTCCGACGCCGAGGACTTCACCGAGGGCTGGCGCACGCTCGGCCTCGGCCCCGTGGTGGGCGAGCCGACGGCGGGGTGGATCATCTTCACGTGGAACCAGACGCTGATGGACGGCACCGTGCTCCGGCTGCCGCGCGCGCGCATCACGGACCACGAGGGGAAGGACATGGAGCTGCACCCGCGGCCGGTGGACGTGCTGGTGGTGCGCCCGGTGGGGGAGAGCTATGCGGGGAAGGACTCGCAGCTGGACGCGGCGGTGGCGGAGCTGATGAAGAAGATCAGGTGA
- a CDS encoding PEP-CTERM sorting domain-containing protein (PEP-CTERM proteins occur, often in large numbers, in the proteomes of bacteria that also encode an exosortase, a predicted intramembrane cysteine proteinase. The presence of a PEP-CTERM domain at a protein's C-terminus predicts cleavage within the sorting domain, followed by covalent anchoring to some some component of the (usually Gram-negative) cell surface. Many PEP-CTERM proteins exhibit an unusual sequence composition that includes large numbers of potential glycosylation sites. Expression of one such protein has been shown restore the ability of a bacterium to form floc, a type of biofilm.) yields MRLARSAAAVVAVVALAAPRPAAAQIRRIPPFTAYTQIYTGPDFIQNDPWTATTQAVESASLDIPGGCIPSGATCWTASTMSAAGYADMTTGLAGAVAAAEGPNGYARATVGYRVGVPFYNYAPTGSYSFATFMVDGFATGNTSGGLTVYLDSNGPTPMMFNLGLRVGQLMTVPLWCDPAFAAGPSVCVHTMDVSMGVSASGVGVTGQSIEDFSHTLHVGLQLAPGIEYISQPGGFLSDAPGMITRIVPTTTTPEPATLPLLGGGLAAFGGLTGLLRRGVRATKPADR; encoded by the coding sequence ATGCGCCTCGCCCGATCCGCCGCCGCCGTCGTCGCCGTCGTCGCTCTCGCCGCCCCGCGTCCCGCCGCGGCGCAGATCCGCCGCATCCCACCCTTCACCGCCTACACCCAGATCTACACCGGACCCGATTTCATCCAGAACGACCCGTGGACCGCGACGACCCAGGCGGTCGAGTCGGCGAGCCTCGACATCCCCGGCGGCTGCATCCCGTCCGGGGCCACCTGCTGGACCGCGTCGACGATGAGCGCCGCGGGCTACGCCGACATGACGACCGGGCTGGCCGGTGCCGTCGCCGCCGCCGAGGGGCCGAACGGCTATGCCCGCGCGACCGTCGGCTACCGGGTGGGCGTGCCGTTCTACAACTACGCGCCCACCGGCTCGTACAGCTTCGCGACGTTCATGGTCGACGGCTTCGCGACCGGCAACACGAGCGGCGGACTCACTGTCTACCTCGACTCGAACGGCCCGACGCCGATGATGTTCAACCTCGGCCTGCGCGTCGGGCAGCTCATGACGGTCCCGCTCTGGTGCGACCCCGCGTTCGCCGCCGGCCCGTCGGTCTGCGTCCACACGATGGACGTCTCGATGGGCGTCTCCGCGTCGGGCGTGGGGGTGACGGGTCAGTCGATCGAGGACTTCTCGCACACGCTGCACGTCGGGCTGCAGCTCGCCCCGGGGATCGAGTACATCAGCCAGCCCGGCGGCTTCCTGAGCGACGCGCCGGGGATGATCACGCGCATCGTCCCCACGACCACCACGCCGGAGCCCGCGACGCTCCCGCTGCTCGGCGGCGGCCTCGCGGCGTTCGGCGGGCTCACGGGGCTCCTCCGCCGTGGCGTCCGCGCCACGAAACCCGCCGATCGTTAG
- a CDS encoding NAD(P)-dependent oxidoreductase gives MTTTSVPLALLGLGHMGLALANRLLDAGYSLHVYNRTAEKARPLAERGARVAERPGDAVTRGGIAITMVSDDAALDGLTLGPDGIADALGDGVHLSMSTVGPATARLLAVEQARRGGAYVSAPVFGRPDVAAQGKLWGVMSGAAAARARVAPLLDVLTRGRTDLGDDPAAASVVKLGGNLLILAANAALTDALSLAAAYDIDPATLAALYGDTLFASPMIKNYATGVARALSSHAPNDPGFSVRLARKDVTLAAEAARAAGASLRVAETVRAGLDDATAAGLGDADVTSLPLA, from the coding sequence ATGACGACGACCTCCGTTCCACTCGCGCTCCTCGGCCTCGGCCACATGGGGCTCGCGCTCGCGAATCGGCTGCTCGACGCGGGCTACTCGCTGCACGTGTACAACCGCACCGCCGAGAAGGCGCGCCCGCTGGCCGAACGCGGAGCGCGCGTGGCGGAGCGGCCGGGCGATGCGGTGACGCGCGGCGGCATCGCGATCACGATGGTGAGCGACGACGCGGCGCTCGACGGCCTGACGCTCGGCCCCGACGGCATCGCGGACGCGCTCGGCGACGGCGTGCACCTCTCGATGAGCACCGTCGGACCGGCGACGGCGCGGCTGCTCGCGGTGGAGCAGGCGCGACGGGGCGGCGCGTACGTGTCGGCTCCCGTGTTCGGGCGTCCAGACGTCGCGGCGCAGGGGAAGCTGTGGGGCGTCATGTCGGGCGCCGCGGCGGCGCGCGCCCGCGTGGCGCCGCTGCTGGATGTCCTGACGCGTGGCCGCACCGACCTCGGCGACGACCCCGCCGCGGCGAGCGTGGTGAAGCTCGGTGGCAACCTGCTCATCCTCGCCGCGAACGCGGCGCTCACCGACGCGCTGTCGCTCGCCGCCGCCTACGACATCGACCCGGCAACGCTCGCGGCGCTGTACGGCGACACGCTGTTCGCGAGCCCCATGATCAAGAACTACGCGACGGGCGTCGCGCGCGCGCTGTCGTCGCACGCGCCTAACGATCCGGGCTTCAGCGTGCGGCTCGCGCGCAAGGACGTCACGCTCGCCGCGGAGGCCGCGCGGGCCGCGGGCGCGTCGCTGCGAGTCGCCGAGACCGTGCGCGCCGGGCTCGACGACGCGACGGCCGCGGGACTCGGCGACGCCGACGTGACGTCGCTGCCGCTGGCGTAA
- a CDS encoding pyridoxal phosphate-dependent aminotransferase: MTLVDALPTAPRLSRVADRLYGSQILGIAAEIRAMVAAGASVCNLTVGDFAPAEFRIPKGLERRITDALARGETNYPPSNGMPALREAVSTLYRERLGLAVDPASVVVCGGSRPAIYAAYRCVVDPGDKVVYPTPSWNNDAYVILADADGEVVDCDASTAFLPTRATLERAVRGARLLALNSPLNPAGTAFDAESLGDICDLVLEENARRAASGERPLYVMYDQVYWMLTFGGLRHVSPVGLRPEMARYTIFVDGVSKALAATGLRVGWVVPPADLAGKFSDFLGHVGAWAPRAEQVAVADFLRAPAELDAFAAEIRAGVEARLDALHDGLAALGARGLPVEASRPMGAIYLSARFMLNGRRTPEGATLGSNEDIRRYLLGAAGLALVPFQAFGVARDDGWFRLSVGAVSLGEIAAVLPRLETAIRAIG; the protein is encoded by the coding sequence ATGACTCTAGTTGACGCGCTCCCGACCGCTCCCCGTCTCTCCCGCGTCGCCGACCGATTGTACGGCTCGCAGATCCTCGGCATCGCCGCCGAGATCCGCGCCATGGTCGCGGCGGGAGCGTCGGTCTGCAATCTCACCGTCGGCGACTTCGCGCCGGCCGAGTTCCGCATCCCGAAGGGGCTCGAGCGGCGCATCACGGACGCGCTGGCGCGCGGCGAGACGAACTACCCGCCGTCGAACGGGATGCCGGCGCTGCGCGAGGCGGTGTCCACGCTCTACCGCGAGCGCCTGGGCCTCGCGGTGGACCCGGCGAGCGTGGTCGTGTGCGGCGGGTCGCGGCCGGCGATCTACGCGGCGTACCGCTGCGTGGTCGATCCGGGCGACAAGGTGGTGTATCCGACGCCGTCGTGGAACAACGACGCGTACGTGATCCTCGCCGACGCCGACGGCGAGGTGGTGGACTGCGACGCGTCGACGGCCTTCCTGCCGACGCGCGCCACGCTGGAGCGCGCGGTACGCGGCGCGCGACTGCTCGCGCTCAACTCGCCGCTCAATCCCGCGGGCACGGCGTTCGACGCGGAATCGTTAGGCGACATCTGCGACCTGGTGCTGGAGGAGAACGCGCGGCGCGCCGCGTCGGGGGAACGGCCGCTGTACGTGATGTACGACCAGGTGTACTGGATGCTGACGTTCGGCGGGCTCCGGCACGTGAGCCCGGTGGGACTGCGGCCGGAGATGGCGCGCTACACGATCTTCGTCGACGGCGTGTCGAAGGCGCTCGCGGCGACGGGGCTGCGCGTGGGCTGGGTGGTGCCGCCGGCGGACCTCGCCGGGAAGTTCTCCGACTTCCTCGGCCACGTCGGCGCGTGGGCGCCGCGGGCGGAGCAGGTGGCGGTGGCCGACTTCCTCCGCGCGCCGGCGGAGCTCGACGCGTTCGCGGCCGAGATCCGCGCCGGCGTGGAGGCGCGGCTCGACGCGCTGCACGACGGGCTCGCCGCGTTAGGCGCGCGCGGGCTGCCGGTGGAGGCGAGCCGGCCGATGGGGGCGATCTACCTGAGCGCGCGCTTCATGCTCAACGGCCGCCGCACCCCGGAGGGCGCGACGCTCGGGTCGAACGAGGACATCCGCCGCTATCTGTTAGGCGCGGCGGGGCTCGCGCTCGTGCCGTTCCAGGCGTTCGGCGTCGCGCGCGACGACGGGTGGTTCCGGCTGTCGGTGGGCGCCGTGTCGTTAGGCGAGATCGCGGCCGTGCTGCCGAGGCTCGAAACGGCGATTCGCGCGATAGGCTGA